One Phaseolus vulgaris cultivar G19833 chromosome 4, P. vulgaris v2.0, whole genome shotgun sequence DNA window includes the following coding sequences:
- the LOC137838886 gene encoding toll/interleukin-1 receptor-like protein, translated as MAMGSCSSSFTYDVFLSFRGEDTRHGVTGHLYKALHDRGIYTFIDDEELQRGEEITPALVKAIEESRIAITVLSINYASSSFCLDELDYILGCFNKKYMLVLPDFFKVDSSDVIHQKGSYGEALAKHEERFNHNMEKLKNWKKALHQVANLSGFHLKHGYPTLPISYLNFCLINFHCDS; from the coding sequence ATGGCAATGGGATCATGTTCCTCTTCCTTCACCTATGATGTTTTCCTCAGCTTCAGAGGGGAAGACACACGCCATGGTGTTACTGGCCATCTCTACAAAGCCCTTCATGACAGGGGAATCTACACTTTCATTGATGATGAGGAGCTTCAGAGAGGGGAGGAAATAACACCAGCACTTGTGAAGGCAATTGAAGAGTCCAGGATTGCCATCACTGTGCTCTCTATAAACTATGCTTCTTCCTCATTTTGCTTAGATGAACTTGACTACATCCTTGGGTgctttaacaaaaaatatatgttgGTGTTGCCAGATTTCTTTAAGGTAGATTCTTCTGATGTCATACACCAGAAAGGTAGTTATGGAGAAGCATTGGCTAAGCATGAGGAAAGGTTCAACCATAACATGGAGAAATTGAAGAATTGGAAGAAGGCTTTGCATCAAGTAGCTAACTTGTCTGGCTTTCATTTGAAACATGGGTACCCCACCTTACCAATCTCTTACCTCAATTTTTGTTTGATTAATTTTCACTGTGATTCTTAG
- the LOC137837816 gene encoding uncharacterized protein, translating into MEEEQRVAQVEVAKQRCKCVIDAIDKLPCSTNITHSCKRTLLKLARAELAFLSRPSSSSGPLSVNIGHLEAVVHMLQQPFITGVSRVCKPIPLSPSVSSEERCSLKHIHVDVVCTLNRKPVWIIVSDRNPEYISWDRCRKSKGLKLRIQEVLAAAQSNLTLRPSSVILFFANGLATHIYNKLRDELGASEIKLDFSVFSSDVLEETEGDWINVIARSYRNSCVLEINPAVGRDVVPKSGCSVRGSAVDSSQIDLSVGKTETQPQQFEENPRIGECFHLELLVDEAKIQPRPVEENVGTNLGDTFCSILMGMKPSSMENKIFESMKSRNLLGEIDLVNFDTTALIALVSGISNGGTKKLLATPESEIRQRFKGNFDFVIGQIMSEIQNPIHIEFGRILHGKNGLICESVLVEFKELVSMCGGPNEKLRADRLIDYLRVVPDTPSERMMGLPTTRKLALKNKVVFGTGDHWHAPTLTANMAFVRAVSQTGMSLSTIEHRPRALTGD; encoded by the exons ATGGAGGAGGAACAACGGGTTGCGCAAGTGGAAGTGGCGAAGCAGAGATGCAAGTGCGTCATTGATGCCATTGACAAGTTACCTTGTTCCACCAACATCACTCACTCGTGTAAACGAACCCTCCTCAAATTGGCACGTGCCGAGCTCGCTTTCCTCTCTCGCCCCTCTTCTTCTTCTGGGCCCCTCAG TGTCAACATTGGGCACCTTGAAGCAGTTGTGCATATGCTCCAGCAGCCTTTCATAACTGGAGTTTCTCGAGTTTGCAAGCCAATCCCACTCTCACCTTCAGTTAGCAGTGAGGAGAGATGTTCTCTTAAACACATTCATGTTGATGTGGTTTGTACCCTCAACAGGAAGCCTGTCTGGATTATAGTATCTGATAGAAACCCAGAGTACATTTCCTGGGATAGATGCCGTAAAAGTAAGGGTTTAAagctacgcattcaagaagtgCTTGCTGCTGCTCAGTCTAACTTAACATTAAGACCATCCTCAGTTATTCTGTTCTTTGCCAATGGGCTTGCAACCCACATCTACAACAAACTTCGAGATGAACTTGGGGCATCTGAAATCAAGTTGGATTTCTCAGTTTTCAGTTCTGATGTCTTGGAAGAAACTGAAGGTGACTGGATAAATGTTATTGCAAGATCATATAGAAATTCATGTGTCCTTGAAATTAACCCTGCTGTTGGCAGGGATGTTGTTCCAAAATCTGGATGTAGCGTTCGAGGTTCAGCTGTGGACTCATCCCAAATAGATCTTTCTGTAGGAAAAACTGAAACTCAGCCACAACAGTTTGAAGAAAATCCCAGAATTGGGGAGTGCTTTCATCTTGAACTTTTGGTAGATGAAGCCAAAATTCAACCACGGCCTGTAGAAGAGAATGTTGGAACAAACTTGGGTGATACATTCTGTTCCATTCTTATGGGAATGAAACCAAGTTCAATGGAGAATAAAATTTTTGAATCCATGAAGTCTAGGAATCTCTTAGGTGAGATTGACCTAGTAAATTTTGATACAACAGCTTTGATAGCTCTAGTTTCAGGAATTAGTAATGGTGGAACAAAGAAACTTCTGGCCACTCCTGAGAGTGAAATAAGACAGCGGTTTAAGGGAAACTTCGATTTTGTGATTGGTCAA ATAATGTCTGAAATTCAAAACCCAATCCATATTGAATTTGGTAGAATCCTACATGGGAAGAATGGCCTAATTTGTGAGAGTGTTCTTGTGGAATTTAAGGAGTTGGTATCGATGTGTGGAGGGCCCAATGAGAAACTGAGAGCAGACAGGTTGATAGATTATCTCAG GGTTGTTCCTGATACTCCTTCGGAGCGCATGATGGGCCTCCCAACAACAAGGAAGCTGGCATTGAAAAACAAAGTTGTCTTTGGCACTGGTGACCATTGGCATGCCCCTACTTTAACTGCAAATATGGCATTTGTCAGAGCAGTTTCACAGACAGGGATGTCCCTTTCTACTATTGAACATAGACCAAGGGCCTTAACTGGTGATTAG
- the LOC137837817 gene encoding uncharacterized protein, with protein sequence MGCVVSTPKDSGGNRRRPGSIGEVSVYVPGLRIPKPVDFVQTLGVYLSKNIVERLSALRTRIVVMAGQEGPTITRTKRKTQHGGSTLADLVQALEDYLPVLLGLVKDGSHLQYKVQFVWVNQEDDKEETTMSNAWYEVLSVLHLMAMLSLSQANLLLLPRSSSNDGHQPKVSEESRRASVDIFLKAAGYLDCAVRHVLPQLPAELRRNLPVDLAEGVLRALSLQALGQGVDIQLGMAIDSTKATLAVKRRLACEMVKCWQQAQDNIMNLPLTNGWGEKHCLFVKWKYVEAKAAAYYYHGLILDEGNTEKSHGMAVAALQAADEYFKESKKLCEAFNAASPLSRNSPPWGTMKYLSEKIPKDTSSKVRINRDLYSHERIMETAPTLPDFALALKPDEYQLPQVDSSWRTENIKVGQTDPNNLKGDK encoded by the exons ATGGGCTGTGTGGTGTCAACTCCAAAGGATTCTGGTGGAAATAGAAGGAGGCCAGGGAGTATTGGTGAAGTTTCAGTATATGTTCCTGGTTTGAGGATTCCTAAACCTGTTGATTTTGTTCAAACACTTGGTGTTTATTTGTCCAAGAATATAGTGGAACGCCTCTCTGCTCTTAGAACTCGTATAGTCGTGATGGCTGGTCAAGAAGGTCCTACAATTAcaagaacaaaaagaaaaactcaGCATG GAGGTTCAACACTGGCTGATCTTGTGCAGGCTCTTGAAGATTACTTGCCTGTTCTTCTGGGATTAGTTAAAGATG GAAGCCATTTACAATACAAAGTACAATTTGTTTGGGTGAATCAAGAGGATGACAAAGAG GAAACGACCATGTCTAATGCTTGGTATGAGGTGTTGTCAGTTTTACATTTGATGGCAATGCTATCACTATCACAGGCTAACTTGTTACTGCTTCCAAGATCATCATCAAATGATGGTCATCAGCCCAAAGTATCAGAAG AAAGCAGACGAGCCTCTGTTGATATCTTCTTAAAGGCGGCTGGGTATCTGGATTGTGCAGTCAGACATGttcttccacagttgcctgcagaACTCAG GAGAAATTTACCTGTAGACCTAGCAGAAGGAGTTCTTCGAGCACTCTCTCTACAAGCATTAGGACAG gGTGTAGATATACAACTCGGAATGGCCATTGACAGCACCAAAGCCACTCTTGCAGTGAAGCGCAGGCTTGCATGTGAGATGGTGAAATGTTGGCAACAG GCCCAAGATAACATTATGAATCTTCCATTAACAAATGGTTGGGGTGAAAAACATTGTCTCTTTGTGAAATGGAAATATGTTGAAGCAAAG GCTGCAGCATATTATTATCATGGTTTGATTCTTGATGAGGGAAATACAGAAAAATCTCATGGAATGGCTGTAGCTGCTTTACAAGCAGCAGATGAATATTTCAAAGAAAGTAAGAAGTTGTGTGAGGCATTCAACGCAGCGTCTCCATTGTCAAG AAATTCACCCCCTTGGGGGACCATGAAGTATCTATCTGAAAAAATTCCAAAGGATACTTCAAGCAAGGTGCGAATAAACCGTGATCTGTACTCTCATGAGAG GATCATGGAGACAGCACCAACATTGCCTGATTTTGCCTTGGCCTTGAAACCAGATGAATATCAGCTTCCTCAAGTGGACTCCTCTTGGAGAACAGAGAACATAAAAGTGGGACAAACCGATCCTAACAATCTTAAGGGTGACAAGTGA